CTTCCTGCTCTGAATACATCATTAAGCTTAGCTTTTTCCTCATTGCTGTTATCAGATATAACAAGATAGTACATGTCTTCCTTTGTTTCATTAAGCTCTTCATAATACGTCTTATCCAGTTCACTTATTCTGTCTATGAATGTACTTTTCATCTTCACAGGAACTGTTCCAAGATATCCCGTAACTCTTTTAAGCTTTTTCAAATCTGCAGGATTTATATCCAGCTTTTTCCATAGGGAAATATGCTCTATCTCAGTATATTTCTTTGAAATTTCACTGTTCAGCTGATTTAGTTTTGCTCCCAGCTTTTTCAAATCAAGATAGGTTTTCTTCCAGTCATACGTTTCAATTTTTTCAGATAATTCTTCAAAAGTATAGTTGTCATTTCCTGCCATCATTGCCTTTAATCCCTTTTTAGACACATGATATTTTCTAACAAGGGATATTGCATTTTCCACTCCATTGAGTCTTTCGTCAATTCGTGTCAAATCCTCATTATTTACAACTTTTTTTACTATTTTTTCTTCATCGGTATTCATATTTTCTTCTAAGTCAATATCGATAAAGCTGACTTCCCTAAATTTTTGAAGATTCTTTAAAAGTTTAGATTTTTGAGATTCGAAAGCAATCAGATTAAACTTGCTCATTTTAACTATTGCCATTATCTCACTATCCTCTCTGTTAATAATTTCACGACTTCATCAATTTTAGCTTCATCAATATTCAGTATGTTGTTAATATAGCCTTCCTCTTCTTTAAGAAGGATATTTACAGCATTGTCGGCATCTTTGACTACTTCGTTTTTCAGCTTTTCCGATTCCTGATTGACATCGGAAATTACTTTTTCATTGTTGCTTTTTATTTTCAGTTCCATGTCTTTGAGTATCCTTTTAGCACTCTCGTGGGCACTGGAAATAATTTCATCTGCCTCTTTTTCGGCTTCCTGTATTTTCTTTAAAACTTCATTTGCCAAGACTATACCTCCTTTGACTCAAAATTTTTTTCTACTCTAATTATAACATATTTTTCACAAATTGCCATAGTTTCGTAGCTTTTTTTTTTCTGACTCATTAGTCATTTTTAATCTTACCATTTTTTTATGCTTTTGTCAACAGTAATATTAGCTATTCTAATATAATATAAGTTTTTCTTATGACAATAATTTTAATGCTATTTAAATGAAAAATCAACCTAAAAATTATATATCTTTTTCTTTTTACTTAATAGATAAAATATATAATTTAAGATTGATTCAACAGAAGTATAATAGTATAAAAATTAAATTTAAAATCCCTTTATTTTATATTGATATATTTTATATTATCAATTGTTTCAAAACCTAAGTCTTTTGCTTTTTCTTCAGCCCTCTGCATATTATAATTTTTTATAAGGTTATAATCCAAAGCCTCTACTTCAGTTTTAATTTCTCTTAGCTGAGTTTCCAATGCAGTTTTTCTTGCCCCTAAATTTCCTATTTCATAAGTAACATACATTTTTGTCATAGCTGCTAGTATAAAAATAATGCTATAAATTAGAACTAGAAATATCTTTTTTCTACTTGCAATTGATATCTTTTCTTTTTCCCTTGCTATTTCTTCAGAATATATATATTCAGGAGCTACAGGACTATAATTACTTTCAAATTCTACTATTTTTAATTTTTGATTTATTTTTCTTTCCATAACTATCTATACTCTTTCCTTTCAAATATTCTCAATTTTGCTGAATGTGCCCTGTTATTTTCATTCAGTTCACTTTCTTTTGCAATTATTGGTTTTTTCGTAATTACTTTTCCCAAACTTTTTTTATTACATACACAAACTGGTATTTCCGGTGGACATGTACAAGGATTTTCATATTCCCTGAACTTTTCCTTTACCATTCTGTCTTCAAGCGAATGGAAGGTTATGACAAGCAGTTTTCCATTATTGTTTAACAGGTTAACAGCTTTATCCAATGCTTCTTCCAACACTTCCAGTTCTTTATTTACAAATATTCTTATTGCCTGAAATGTACGTTTTGACGGATGTTTCTTCATACTTTTTCCTATGGATTTTATTATAATTTCAGACAGTTCCAATGTTGTTTCTATTTTCTTATTTTTTCTATATTCAACTATATTTTTAGCAATTTTTCTTGACTTCGGTTCTTCTCCATATTTATAGATGATATCAGCAATTTCCTTTTCAGAAAAATCATTGACTACCTCATATGCACTTATTTTCAAGTTTCTATCCATTCTCATATCAAGCTTTGCATCATATCTGTATGAAAAACCTCTTTCAAGATTATCCAGCTGATTTGAAGAAACTCCTATATCCATAAGTATTCTGTCTACTTTATTATGTCCTGCCAGATAGATTACAGTATCAAGATTTCTAAAATTGTCCTGAAAAATCTCAATTTTATTTCCATATTTTTTCAATCTTTCTTTAGCAAAATTTATTGCTTCCTTGTCCTGATCTATACCTATGACTTTAGATTCTGTCGAAGACCTTTCAAGCATCCCCTCCGTATGTCCACCTCCACCTAAAGTACAGTCTACATAAACAGCATCTCCTTCACTTATTATATTTTCCATCACTTCATCAAATAAAACGGGTTTATGATATTCCAACTTAGGCTCCTTTCCGACTGACATACTTGCTATATTTATTACAGTCTATTTTTATTAGAAATCTATTTCATCCGCTATATCTTCAATTATTCCTATTTTTTCATTCATATAAGTTTCCCATTTTTCTTCAGACCATATTTCAATACGATCGTCACTTCCAGTTATTATGGCATTTTTTTCTATTTCCGAATATTTCATTAAAGATGCAGGTATACTAAGTCTACCTTGATTATCAAGAGAAAGTTTTGTGGCAGCTGATAATATAAAACGTTGATATGCCCTATGTTTACTGTTGGTCATCTTCAGTTCCTTAAGTCTGGCTTCAACTTCGCTCCATCTCTCAATTGGAAAAAGGTTTATGCAGTTGTCTAGTCCCCTGGTAATAACAAATTCCTCACTTCCCAATTGTTCCCTGAATTTTATGGGCATCATTACTCTTCCTTTGTTATCTACCTTACAGGAAAATTCTCCTATAAACATAGCGTCCATCCTTTATTATCAGTTCTTTCTATTATTTTCTCTACCTTTTTGTTTCTATTTTGCACCTTATTTTTATATTTTACACTTTTTACCACAATTTACCACTTTTTTACCACTATAGTTTACCTTTATTTATAATTTTTTTCAACTACTTTTTTATATGAAATGTTATCTTTTTTATATATTTTTAATTGTTTACACTGTATATAGCAATATAAAAATAAAAAAACACATTATATTGTGTTTTTTTATTTTTATATATATTATAAATCGTTATTCTTTTAAGAATGAATTTTGTATATTTTTATAGCACTTTATATTCATTTGCATTATTTTTACTTGTATAAGATCTGTTTTCTAATTTCTTCTGATTTATTTTTTCCCAGTAATTCTTCAATAAGTGCCAATGAAAAGTCAATTGCTGTCCCTGCTCCTCTGCTTGTTATTATATTATCGTCTTTAACAACATCCTGATTTACAATAATTGCTCCATCTTTTTCTATATCCGGCTCGCATTCCGGAAAGCATATCGCCTGTTTTCCTTTTAATATTCCCAATGCTGACAATATTGTCGGAGCTGCACATATAGCTCCCAATTTACGATTTATTGAAAATTCCTTCAATTTTTCCTGAAGTTTTTCTGATTTCATATAATTTCCTGTTCCAGGTCCTCCAGGTAAAACTATCATCTCATAACTTTCAAAATTTATTTCATTTATCGTTTTATCTGTCAGAACTGTTATTTTCCTTGAGCTTACAACCTTCTTATCCTCATTAATTGAAACAGTATCTACAACGATTCCTGCTCTTCTTAATAAATCAATTGGAGCCATTGCTTCTATTTCTTCAAACCCATCTACTAAAAATACTAATACTTTCTTATCAGTCATTTTCATCGCCTCCTTATATTAACAGAAACTGCCTCAAAAGAAAAATACAGAATTTAATATGAAAAATTATATTTATGAGTTATTTTGGAATTTCACAATACAAAACATGAAATAAATTTAGAAAAAGTCAACTGTTCGAGCCATAAGGCGAGTTTTGACTTTTTCTTAATGAATAAATGTTTTGTATGAGTGAAATTCTAATAAATGAATAAATAGAATTTTCATATCATCTTATATGATTTTTCCTTTTTGAGGCAGTTTTATTTTACACTATGGTAATAAATGTTCCAGAACTTCTTCCGGTGTATTTTGCTGTAATATTAAATCTCTATATTTTTGAGCTTCTTCATAGCTGCTGTTTCTTATTATCTTTTTAACTTGAAGTCCTGATGAAGCACTCATACTGAATGAGTCAAGACCCATACCTAATAATAATTTTGTCGCTTTTTTATCTCCGGCAAATTCTCCACACATACTTACATTTATATTTGCATCATGTGCAGCATCAATTACCTTCTGTATTGCTTCCAATACTGCAGGGTTGAATGAATTGTATAGTGTTGAAACCATTTCATTTCCTCTGTCTACTGCAAGGAAGTATTGTGTTAAGTCATTTGTACCAATTGAGAAGAAATCAACTTCTTTAGCAAATTTATATGCAATAATTGCTGTTGAAGGAGTTTCAACCATTATTCCAACTTTTATGTTTCTGTCATAAACTTTTCCTATTTCATCCAATTCTCTTTTACATTCTTCAAGAATAGTATTTGCTTTTCTAATTTCATTAATAGAGCTTATCATTGGATACATTATTTTTATTTGACCATATCTGGAAGCTCTTAAAATAGCTCTCAGCTGT
This portion of the Leptotrichia sp. oral taxon 215 str. W9775 genome encodes:
- the rsmH gene encoding 16S rRNA (cytosine(1402)-N(4))-methyltransferase RsmH, whose amino-acid sequence is MEYHKPVLFDEVMENIISEGDAVYVDCTLGGGGHTEGMLERSSTESKVIGIDQDKEAINFAKERLKKYGNKIEIFQDNFRNLDTVIYLAGHNKVDRILMDIGVSSNQLDNLERGFSYRYDAKLDMRMDRNLKISAYEVVNDFSEKEIADIIYKYGEEPKSRKIAKNIVEYRKNKKIETTLELSEIIIKSIGKSMKKHPSKRTFQAIRIFVNKELEVLEEALDKAVNLLNNNGKLLVITFHSLEDRMVKEKFREYENPCTCPPEIPVCVCNKKSLGKVITKKPIIAKESELNENNRAHSAKLRIFERKEYR
- the mraZ gene encoding division/cell wall cluster transcriptional repressor MraZ, whose translation is MFIGEFSCKVDNKGRVMMPIKFREQLGSEEFVITRGLDNCINLFPIERWSEVEARLKELKMTNSKHRAYQRFILSAATKLSLDNQGRLSIPASLMKYSEIEKNAIITGSDDRIEIWSEEKWETYMNEKIGIIEDIADEIDF
- a CDS encoding DJ-1 family glyoxalase III — protein: MTDKKVLVFLVDGFEEIEAMAPIDLLRRAGIVVDTVSINEDKKVVSSRKITVLTDKTINEINFESYEMIVLPGGPGTGNYMKSEKLQEKLKEFSINRKLGAICAAPTILSALGILKGKQAICFPECEPDIEKDGAIIVNQDVVKDDNIITSRGAGTAIDFSLALIEELLGKNKSEEIRKQILYK